The Sedimentisphaera salicampi genome includes a region encoding these proteins:
- a CDS encoding RHS repeat-associated core domain-containing protein: protein MNTDPNGQPLDESAVGNPYMFTGRRYDSESGLYYYRARYYNPALGVFHSRDPLGYIDSMNLYAYCGNNPVNYADPMGGDLRNYTSWRKPNTKTCSN, encoded by the coding sequence GTGAACACCGATCCGAACGGCCAGCCGCTGGACGAAAGCGCTGTCGGAAATCCGTATATGTTTACCGGCCGGCGGTATGACAGCGAGTCCGGCCTGTACTACTACCGCGCCAGATACTACAACCCGGCCCTCGGAGTTTTCCACTCCCGCGACCCCCTCGGCTATATCGACTCAATGAACCTCTACGCATATTGCGGAAATAATCCTGTAAACTACGCTGATCCAATGGGGGGAGACTTACGAAATTATACATCCTGGCGGAAGCCAAATACCAAGACCTGCAGTAACTAA
- a CDS encoding RHS repeat-associated core domain-containing protein, with protein sequence MCAIKMKHSYYGYFAGELGSAAAVYSTEPNGIAERYSYDAYGSVSITDPNGQPMDENAVGNPYMFTGRRYDSESGLYYYRARFYNPKLGVFHSRDPLGYIDSMNLYAYCGNNPVNFVDPWGENETPETHEIPAQGDYGSRTNPWPITQEQLNQEIENHINNHMKPTPFQTDREDTLYYSTSNQYYEIKDGKKREVYRGEEINYFGVGAAGARWGHPLWMPDAWNWIKYGHPATEGERKFYKIGHDKYIEMKVNKNKPARPYIGGGIWL encoded by the coding sequence ATGTGTGCGATAAAGATGAAACACAGCTACTATGGCTATTTCGCCGGCGAGCTGGGCAGCGCGGCTGCTGTTTACAGCACCGAGCCGAACGGGATCGCTGAGAGATACAGCTATGATGCATACGGCAGCGTTTCAATAACCGATCCGAACGGCCAGCCGATGGATGAAAACGCTGTCGGAAATCCGTATATGTTTACCGGCCGGCGGTACGACAGCGAATCCGGCCTGTACTATTACCGCGCCAGATTCTACAATCCCAAGCTCGGAGTTTTCCACTCCCGCGACCCCCTCGGCTATATCGACTCAATGAACCTCTACGCCTACTGTGGAAATAATCCTGTGAACTTCGTTGATCCGTGGGGAGAGAATGAGACTCCTGAAACCCATGAGATACCTGCTCAAGGAGATTATGGAAGCCGCACCAATCCTTGGCCTATCACTCAAGAACAACTTAATCAAGAAATTGAAAATCATATTAATAATCATATGAAACCAACACCGTTTCAAACTGATAGAGAAGATACCTTATATTACTCTACCTCTAATCAATATTATGAAATAAAAGACGGCAAAAAAAGGGAAGTATATAGAGGTGAGGAAATCAACTATTTCGGAGTTGGAGCGGCAGGCGCACGATGGGGGCATCCTTTGTGGATGCCTGACGCGTGGAATTGGATTAAATATGGTCATCCTGCAACTGAAGGAGAAAGAAAATTTTATAAAATAGGACATGATAAGTATATTGAGATGAAGGTTAATAAAAACAAACCAGCAAGACCTTATATTGGAGGCGGAATATGGCTATAA
- a CDS encoding RHS repeat-associated core domain-containing protein, whose protein sequence is MFNILQQSFAYSGHRVIAEYDGSGGLQKRFVYGAGIDEVVCMIDVVRPAGACWTESMSDLAEAWLCAEGDLCYDANYDFIDSTEPNMINIEEMAFYLSEYYIAERDAAFAEDYYGYFAGELGSVAAVYSTEPNGIAERYSYDAYGSVSISDPNGQPLDDSAVGNPYMFTGRRYDSESGLYYYRARYYNPKLGVFHSRDPLGYIDSMNLYAYCGNNPVNYVDPWGLWAITIGGSSSGGYGASGTYGLGSYFGYSESEGFYWGTYYTKGIGMATGTFGGFSIDYGFSKNAKKGEDLANKSVEVGGSYGAGFTRGFTRGHNINSKSKDGLGKVDLTTFNLGIGAGSAEGHIIMLETQILKNGGL, encoded by the coding sequence ATGTTTAATATATTGCAGCAGAGCTTTGCATATTCGGGGCATCGCGTGATAGCGGAATACGACGGCTCGGGCGGCCTGCAGAAACGCTTCGTTTACGGAGCGGGAATTGATGAGGTGGTTTGTATGATTGATGTGGTGAGGCCGGCGGGAGCCTGCTGGACAGAAAGCATGAGCGATTTGGCTGAGGCGTGGCTGTGCGCCGAGGGCGATTTATGCTATGATGCAAATTACGATTTTATCGACAGCACAGAGCCTAATATGATCAACATCGAAGAGATGGCGTTTTATCTGAGCGAGTATTATATTGCAGAGCGGGATGCCGCCTTTGCGGAAGATTACTATGGCTATTTCGCCGGCGAGCTGGGCAGCGTGGCTGCTGTTTACAGCACCGAGCCGAACGGGATCGCTGAGAGATACAGCTATGATGCATACGGCAGCGTTTCAATAAGCGATCCGAACGGCCAGCCGCTGGATGATAGCGCTGTCGGAAATCCGTATATGTTTACCGGCCGGCGGTACGACAGCGAATCCGGCCTGTACTATTACCGCGCCAGATACTACAACCCCAAGCTCGGAGTTTTCCACTCCCGCGACCCCCTCGGCTATATCGACTCAATGAACCTCTACGCCTACTGCGGCAATAATCCTGTGAACTACGTTGATCCCTGGGGGCTGTGGGCAATAACAATTGGCGGGAGTTCCTCTGGGGGATATGGAGCTTCAGGCACTTATGGCCTCGGGAGTTATTTTGGATATTCAGAATCTGAAGGTTTCTATTGGGGAACTTATTATACTAAAGGAATAGGAATGGCTACAGGAACGTTTGGAGGCTTTTCAATTGATTATGGTTTTTCAAAAAACGCCAAGAAAGGAGAAGATTTAGCTAATAAATCGGTAGAAGTAGGCGGATCTTATGGGGCTGGCTTTACTAGAGGATTTACAAGAGGCCATAATATAAACTCTAAATCCAAAGATGGTTTAGGAAAGGTAGATTTAACAACCTTTAATTTAGGAATTGGGGCAGGATCAGCAGAAGGGCATATAATTATGCTTGAAACTCAGATATTAAAAAACGGAGGTCTATAA
- the dnaG gene encoding DNA primase: protein MSYYFDNKIIDDIRNAPGNSIEDVVGEHLKLDRKGKNFIGLCPFHDDHKPSLTVTPEIGRFKCFACGAGGDIFSFIQMREGLSFPETVKRLADRAGITLREKKAPAEEKTVFESPSGLVFKANRWALNYWRGVMERSEMGGKAREYLKERQISEESSKAWAIGCAPEGWRNLTEAGLSAGISERLLIEAGLCKKREESGRLYDAFRDRLMFPIFDASGNVIGFGGRTLGDENAKYINSPVTPVFDKSRSIYGIDKARHGIVREGRSVLVEGYTDVVMAHQYGVDNVAAALGTSFTEGHARLLRRYARKLVIMLDGDKAGINAAERALEVCLRESMDVEICIIEGGMDPCEFLLSEGKDKFVELINSAEDGIKWKWEKLKADFEASGISDGKFLVEKFVKFLSEAVENGSVDDITKGLIVNRLCALSGVSREQVNKMIYKNISSRRFFHEKNRSVEAITIGGDYISVAEREVLEVLLCSPRLAGKVRNRISPDDFTVPVLKKLAEKIFPLAESSDSIETALVFDGLDEKEIRLVNEMIDSGNEKQNFEKRIQDAAEVIYYDKTSSEQEDSESLEEYLENIRSKQENSRYKNLRNGLF from the coding sequence ATGTCTTATTATTTCGACAACAAAATAATAGATGATATACGAAACGCCCCCGGCAATTCTATTGAGGATGTTGTAGGTGAACACCTCAAGCTTGACAGGAAAGGTAAAAACTTTATCGGTTTGTGTCCGTTTCACGATGACCACAAACCCAGCCTTACTGTTACTCCCGAGATAGGCAGGTTTAAATGCTTTGCCTGCGGTGCGGGCGGGGATATTTTTTCGTTTATTCAGATGAGGGAAGGCCTGAGCTTTCCTGAAACTGTTAAGCGGTTAGCAGACCGCGCTGGGATTACTCTGCGCGAAAAGAAGGCTCCGGCAGAAGAAAAAACGGTATTCGAGTCTCCCAGCGGCCTTGTTTTTAAGGCCAACAGATGGGCTCTAAACTACTGGCGCGGTGTCATGGAGAGAAGCGAGATGGGCGGGAAGGCCCGTGAATACCTGAAGGAAAGGCAGATTAGCGAAGAGTCTTCAAAGGCCTGGGCTATAGGCTGCGCTCCTGAGGGCTGGAGAAATCTCACAGAAGCCGGTCTATCTGCCGGCATCTCGGAAAGACTGCTGATTGAGGCAGGTCTTTGCAAGAAGAGAGAAGAATCAGGCCGCCTTTACGATGCGTTCAGAGACAGGCTGATGTTCCCGATCTTTGATGCCTCCGGAAATGTAATTGGATTCGGCGGCAGAACGCTCGGCGATGAGAATGCGAAATACATAAATTCGCCTGTAACGCCTGTATTTGATAAGAGCAGGAGTATATACGGGATAGACAAGGCACGGCACGGAATAGTTCGAGAGGGGCGTTCGGTGCTTGTGGAAGGATATACCGATGTGGTAATGGCGCATCAGTACGGGGTGGACAATGTGGCTGCTGCCCTTGGAACCAGCTTTACTGAAGGGCATGCGAGGCTGCTTAGGCGTTATGCACGGAAGCTTGTGATAATGCTTGATGGGGACAAGGCTGGGATAAATGCCGCAGAGAGGGCTTTGGAGGTATGCCTTCGTGAGAGTATGGATGTTGAGATCTGCATTATTGAAGGCGGAATGGACCCGTGCGAATTTCTGCTCTCTGAAGGGAAGGATAAGTTTGTTGAGCTTATAAACTCTGCAGAAGACGGAATAAAATGGAAATGGGAGAAGCTCAAAGCCGATTTCGAGGCTTCCGGCATCTCCGACGGTAAGTTTTTAGTAGAAAAATTTGTAAAATTTCTTTCCGAAGCAGTGGAAAACGGCTCAGTTGACGATATTACAAAGGGGCTGATAGTTAACCGGCTCTGCGCGCTTTCAGGTGTTAGCAGGGAGCAGGTAAATAAGATGATTTACAAAAATATCAGCTCAAGAAGGTTTTTTCACGAAAAAAACCGCTCTGTTGAAGCAATAACAATCGGCGGAGACTATATTTCTGTAGCGGAAAGGGAAGTGCTTGAGGTGCTTCTATGCAGTCCGAGATTAGCGGGGAAAGTTAGAAACCGTATTTCGCCCGATGATTTCACTGTTCCGGTGCTGAAGAAACTGGCGGAAAAGATCTTTCCGCTTGCCGAATCAAGCGATTCGATAGAAACCGCTCTTGTTTTCGACGGACTTGATGAGAAAGAGATCAGGCTTGTAAACGAGATGATCGATTCGGGAAATGAGAAACAGAATTTCGAAAAGAGGATTCAGGATGCTGCTGAAGTGATCTACTACGATAAAACAAGCAGCGAACAAGAGGATTCAGAATCATTAGAAGAATATTTGGAAAATATAAGAAGTAAACAGGAAAACAGCAGGTATAAAAACCTTCGCAATGGGTTGTTTTAA
- the larE gene encoding ATP-dependent sacrificial sulfur transferase LarE, protein MCLKKYEKLCETIRRSGKVCVSFSGGVDSSFLAYTCRKVLGKKNMLCVYVRGAAASEKQTSNVSATAEKYDFPLEIINVNELEVEQVRRGDPRRCYFCKKNIISLISRKAEEKGFNIIACGSNLDDLSDYRPGRDAVKEMGVSEPLLEAKLTKDEIRSLSRKFGLDTADMPSEPCLLSRIPYNRPADRRMLTQVEEAEKVLADFGFDVCRVRHYGITAKIEIPPEKFEQYKKSEQHIKEKILNAGFSEVVLDENGFRSGSLNDSLRFKHKQNHEKMKNS, encoded by the coding sequence ATGTGTCTGAAAAAATATGAAAAACTTTGTGAGACTATCCGAAGGTCAGGGAAGGTTTGTGTAAGCTTTTCCGGCGGGGTGGATTCAAGCTTTCTCGCATACACCTGCCGCAAAGTGCTCGGTAAAAAAAATATGCTCTGCGTATACGTGAGAGGAGCGGCCGCTTCTGAAAAGCAAACAAGCAACGTCTCTGCAACAGCCGAAAAATACGATTTCCCTCTTGAGATAATAAATGTTAATGAACTTGAGGTGGAGCAGGTGCGAAGGGGAGACCCAAGACGCTGCTATTTCTGCAAAAAGAATATCATCAGCCTGATCAGCCGAAAAGCAGAGGAAAAGGGATTCAATATTATCGCCTGCGGCAGCAATCTCGACGACCTCTCAGACTATCGCCCGGGCAGGGATGCAGTGAAGGAAATGGGCGTGAGCGAGCCTCTCCTTGAAGCTAAGCTCACAAAAGATGAAATCCGCTCCCTTAGCCGAAAATTCGGCCTTGATACCGCCGATATGCCTTCAGAACCCTGCCTTCTCTCAAGAATCCCATACAACCGCCCTGCTGACCGGCGGATGCTCACGCAGGTGGAAGAGGCGGAAAAAGTGCTTGCCGATTTCGGATTTGATGTATGCCGAGTGCGTCATTACGGAATAACTGCAAAAATCGAAATACCTCCCGAAAAATTCGAGCAGTACAAAAAAAGTGAGCAGCATATTAAAGAAAAAATCCTCAATGCCGGCTTCTCCGAAGTCGTTTTGGATGAGAACGGATTCCGCTCAGGCTCATTAAACGATTCCCTCCGCTTCAAACACAAACAAAATCATGAAAAGATGAAAAATTCTTAG
- a CDS encoding D-alanine--D-alanine ligase family protein: MDYNKNIAVLAGGVGSEREISLESGQNALSAIRKAGFNAELIDVSPETIESIIGKFDLFFIMLHGIWGENGGIQKILEKNDAVFTGSGSISSQNCFDKDITRQKLAESGIECPFGIAVEQDTNWDKAEEIIRGKSERFVVKPACEGSSVGVEIRVGSQAAVRSAKKCTEKYGKALIESYVQGDEFTVGIAAGNILPSIKIQPHTGFYDFNAKYISDQTGFLFGAADEELEEKMQQISEKAFNLLECRDLARVDFMIDNGNPLLIEVNTIPGFTSHSLLPAAAEHIGISQPELCSQIIHSALSRSS, encoded by the coding sequence ATGGACTATAACAAAAATATTGCTGTATTGGCCGGCGGAGTAGGCAGCGAAAGGGAAATTTCGCTTGAGAGCGGCCAAAATGCGCTCAGCGCAATAAGAAAAGCAGGCTTCAATGCCGAGCTTATTGATGTTTCCCCCGAAACGATAGAGAGCATAATCGGAAAATTCGATCTTTTCTTCATTATGCTTCACGGAATATGGGGGGAGAATGGAGGAATACAGAAAATCCTCGAAAAGAATGATGCAGTGTTCACTGGCAGCGGCTCTATCAGCTCGCAAAACTGCTTTGATAAGGATATAACCCGCCAAAAGCTCGCCGAAAGCGGTATTGAATGCCCCTTCGGGATTGCTGTGGAACAGGACACCAACTGGGACAAGGCCGAAGAGATAATCCGCGGTAAAAGCGAGAGATTCGTAGTGAAGCCGGCCTGTGAGGGCAGCAGTGTGGGCGTGGAGATAAGGGTTGGAAGTCAGGCGGCTGTGAGAAGTGCAAAGAAATGCACCGAAAAATACGGCAAAGCCCTGATAGAATCTTACGTTCAGGGCGATGAATTTACCGTAGGCATAGCGGCAGGCAATATACTCCCGTCGATAAAGATTCAGCCCCATACAGGCTTCTACGACTTCAACGCAAAATACATCTCCGACCAGACAGGCTTTCTGTTTGGCGCCGCCGATGAAGAGCTGGAAGAAAAAATGCAGCAGATATCCGAAAAGGCCTTCAATCTTCTGGAATGCAGGGATCTGGCTCGGGTGGATTTTATGATAGATAACGGCAATCCGCTTCTTATAGAAGTTAATACCATCCCGGGCTTTACAAGCCATTCACTTCTTCCAGCAGCAGCGGAGCATATTGGAATAAGCCAGCCTGAACTCTGCTCGCAGATAATCCATTCTGCGCTTTCGAGGAGCTCATAA
- the ruvA gene encoding Holliday junction branch migration protein RuvA — MIARIRGNLLEVTEDSALVEVGDVAYQVLLPGYCISNLSAQTGSEVTLYTSQYFEGTPGGGNMIPRIIGFMSEKEKQFFNIYTSVKGMGIKKGLKSLSMPVETIACAIENADEKIVISLPGIGKRLAQHIIAELSGKLDYYALSQGAPSAEGGASAGGFKAFQLEALEILTAWGEKRAEVTELIMLAQKKHPEISTAEELVPTIYRLKQGAEA, encoded by the coding sequence TTGATAGCGAGAATTAGAGGAAATCTTCTTGAAGTAACCGAAGACTCTGCTCTTGTGGAGGTGGGGGATGTTGCATATCAGGTGCTTCTGCCCGGATACTGCATCAGCAACCTTTCCGCCCAAACAGGCAGCGAGGTTACGCTTTATACAAGCCAGTATTTCGAGGGAACTCCCGGCGGAGGGAATATGATTCCCCGAATCATCGGCTTTATGAGCGAGAAGGAAAAGCAGTTTTTCAATATTTACACAAGCGTTAAGGGGATGGGCATAAAGAAGGGGCTTAAATCGCTTTCTATGCCCGTTGAAACGATCGCCTGCGCTATCGAAAACGCTGATGAAAAGATTGTTATATCGCTTCCCGGGATAGGCAAAAGGCTCGCACAGCATATAATTGCCGAGCTCTCTGGCAAGCTTGATTATTATGCCCTTTCTCAAGGGGCTCCCTCCGCAGAAGGGGGGGCATCTGCCGGAGGCTTCAAGGCGTTTCAGCTTGAGGCGCTTGAGATTCTCACCGCATGGGGTGAGAAAAGGGCAGAGGTTACAGAGCTCATTATGCTTGCTCAGAAAAAACACCCCGAAATCAGCACTGCTGAAGAGCTTGTGCCAACTATATATCGCCTGAAGCAGGGCGCAGAGGCTTAG
- the rpoD gene encoding RNA polymerase sigma factor RpoD — protein sequence MAKKSKQAKDNINESLGQDASPEQLSAAADEILKQAEQKQKSEDSAHETVPVKLVPDETLIEEKIREIIKKGKKKGYLTYEEMNEELPDESISPNSLDGLLVTLDEMGVQILDEEDVPSAEGEGVEIGAEGFEEDVVEEVEPEVQEEVDAFSAALLEQDAKRIEDPVRMYLSQMGEIPLLTRDQEISLARKIELTRMAFRRRVLESDYAARRAVSILRKVESGDLPFDRTMKMSTAENLIRSVVKKRLPQNLETVEKLLDKNSELFLEALDSGDKSKKLTMHKQIQRNRRKIATLLEELSLRTSKILPMRRKLGSLLKKMKNLERIISEGPGKDYFEEDIMAMTEELRGMIELVKETPKQLEKRLRSVDMVYKEYENAKRDLSGGNLRLVVSIAKKYRNRGLSFLDIIQEGNTGLMRAVDKYEYRRGYKFSTYATWWIRQAITRAIADHSRTIRIPVHMIETMSKLRTASKNLLQRLGREPTIEEIAKELKIGINEARRVLKISKHPISLDRPIGDSEDSYFGDFIEDERADSPVQSATQEMLKDRIDEILNTLTYREKEIVKLRYGIGDGYTYTLEEVGKIFKVTRERVRQVEAKAIRKLQHPVRSRKLQGFLDNEEENDEDSEEEA from the coding sequence ATGGCAAAAAAGAGTAAACAGGCAAAAGACAATATAAACGAGTCTCTCGGTCAGGATGCAAGCCCTGAACAGCTCAGTGCAGCTGCGGACGAAATCCTCAAGCAGGCCGAGCAGAAACAGAAAAGCGAAGACAGCGCTCACGAAACAGTGCCGGTGAAGCTTGTTCCAGACGAGACGCTGATTGAAGAGAAGATTCGTGAGATCATAAAGAAGGGCAAAAAGAAGGGCTACCTCACCTATGAAGAGATGAATGAGGAGCTGCCTGATGAGTCTATCTCACCCAACAGCCTCGACGGTTTGCTGGTAACGCTGGATGAGATGGGCGTTCAGATTCTCGACGAGGAAGATGTGCCAAGCGCTGAGGGAGAAGGCGTGGAGATAGGTGCAGAGGGCTTTGAAGAGGATGTGGTGGAAGAAGTTGAGCCGGAGGTGCAGGAAGAGGTGGATGCTTTCAGCGCAGCCCTGCTCGAACAGGACGCCAAGAGAATTGAAGATCCTGTCCGGATGTATCTCTCGCAGATGGGGGAAATTCCGCTTCTTACAAGGGATCAGGAAATCAGCCTCGCACGCAAGATTGAGCTCACGAGAATGGCTTTCAGAAGAAGGGTGCTCGAGAGCGACTATGCCGCAAGGCGGGCTGTCTCGATACTCAGGAAAGTGGAAAGCGGAGATCTGCCTTTCGACAGAACAATGAAAATGAGCACAGCTGAGAACCTTATTCGCTCAGTAGTGAAAAAGAGGCTTCCCCAGAATCTTGAAACGGTGGAAAAACTGCTCGATAAAAACAGCGAGCTTTTCCTTGAAGCCCTCGACAGCGGTGATAAATCCAAAAAACTCACAATGCACAAGCAGATCCAGAGAAACCGCAGAAAGATTGCCACCCTGCTTGAAGAGCTCAGCCTGAGAACCAGCAAGATCCTTCCGATGAGAAGGAAGCTGGGAAGCCTTCTCAAGAAGATGAAAAACCTTGAGAGGATTATCTCTGAAGGCCCGGGCAAAGACTACTTCGAAGAAGATATTATGGCAATGACCGAAGAGCTTCGGGGTATGATTGAGCTTGTTAAGGAAACCCCCAAGCAGCTCGAAAAGAGGCTCCGCTCGGTGGATATGGTTTACAAGGAATACGAAAACGCCAAGCGTGATCTCTCAGGCGGAAACCTCAGGCTCGTTGTATCTATCGCCAAGAAATACCGCAACAGGGGGCTCAGCTTCCTTGATATAATACAGGAAGGCAACACCGGCCTGATGCGGGCTGTGGATAAATACGAATACCGCAGGGGATACAAATTCAGCACTTACGCTACATGGTGGATCAGGCAGGCGATAACCAGAGCCATCGCAGACCACTCTCGCACAATCAGAATCCCCGTGCATATGATCGAAACAATGAGCAAGCTGAGAACTGCGAGCAAGAACCTGCTTCAGAGGCTCGGCCGCGAGCCCACCATTGAAGAGATAGCCAAGGAGCTGAAGATCGGGATAAACGAGGCCAGAAGGGTGCTCAAGATATCCAAACACCCAATCAGCCTCGACCGGCCCATTGGCGACAGCGAAGACAGCTACTTCGGCGATTTCATAGAAGACGAGCGAGCAGATTCGCCTGTGCAGTCTGCAACGCAGGAAATGCTCAAAGACCGCATTGATGAGATCCTCAACACCCTCACCTACAGGGAGAAGGAAATCGTTAAGCTCAGATACGGCATTGGCGACGGATACACCTACACGCTCGAAGAGGTGGGCAAAATTTTCAAGGTTACAAGAGAACGCGTGAGGCAGGTGGAGGCAAAGGCTATCCGCAAGCTCCAGCACCCTGTGCGTTCCAGAAAGCTTCAGGGCTTCCTCGACAACGAAGAAGAAAATGATGAAGACAGCGAGGAAGAGGCTTGA
- a CDS encoding sodium-dependent transporter, giving the protein MTDLLEKRENWGSRGGFILAAVGSAVGLGNLWAFPYKIYSFGGGAFLIPYIIALFAVGLPLIILEFSLGHYTQRAAPNAMRRCVKPFEGIGWLGSFMCILIICYYPVILGYCLTYLGYSIQGIFNGGELPWAAEGVEGINQAKGFFFDKYLNHHESFSLGGIELKVLGPVIIIWILMYLCIFKGINLVGKIVWLTVPIPWIMLIILTVRGLTLDGSTEGLAYYLSPDFSELAKPITWRYAFGQVFFSMSLGWGTMIAYSSFLHRKSDLNNNAGIITLTDFATSFIAGVAIFATLGGMSYVTAQAGNAVPVDQVADKGVSLAFIAFPYTLAQLPFSAWFSFFFFLALVTLGIDSAFSITKTLLASIVDKTGFSRGKVLVGITVAGIFVSSVFATQGGLNWVGEIDGIVNGTFGAAFLGLLECLAIGWLYRLDYLRKHSNSCSEWPLGKWWDVSIRIVIPIILGTLFFWNIFDKATAGTPMKNPEGGYNINVLVTAAVTALGFLLAGLATLLKTRIQDDVPNIPHLKINDMPNRKKIRRHFSSACVIFALSIAAFGLTIHNTAYPDSVILEQKLVMFLAYLLIVSAAVDAFQAEKNISCLGQLRKLPNIQAGASGVMSVMSISACLSIILTYLSDILLEDKAKAEIPDSLTTVSYIILAFVTVVVVGGLIWSFHRIKASKNNELQETEAI; this is encoded by the coding sequence ATGACTGATCTTCTTGAAAAAAGAGAGAACTGGGGCTCGCGCGGCGGGTTTATTCTGGCCGCCGTCGGCTCGGCAGTAGGGCTGGGAAATCTCTGGGCTTTCCCATACAAGATATACAGTTTTGGAGGCGGGGCATTCCTAATTCCATACATAATCGCCCTTTTCGCTGTTGGCCTGCCCCTGATTATCCTTGAATTCAGCCTCGGGCATTACACCCAGCGAGCCGCCCCAAACGCAATGCGCCGCTGCGTAAAGCCGTTTGAGGGGATTGGATGGCTCGGGAGCTTTATGTGCATCCTGATTATCTGCTATTATCCGGTGATTTTAGGATACTGCCTTACATACCTCGGATACAGCATTCAGGGTATATTCAACGGGGGCGAGCTGCCCTGGGCAGCGGAAGGAGTTGAGGGAATCAATCAGGCCAAGGGTTTTTTCTTCGATAAATACCTAAATCACCACGAGAGCTTCAGCCTAGGCGGGATTGAGCTCAAGGTTCTCGGGCCGGTAATCATAATATGGATACTTATGTATCTTTGCATCTTCAAGGGAATTAATCTTGTGGGCAAAATTGTATGGCTCACAGTCCCGATTCCGTGGATTATGCTCATAATCCTCACAGTTCGCGGGCTCACGCTCGACGGGAGCACCGAAGGGCTTGCATACTACCTCTCGCCGGACTTCTCGGAGCTTGCAAAGCCTATAACTTGGCGATACGCCTTCGGGCAGGTGTTCTTCTCGATGAGTCTGGGCTGGGGAACAATGATTGCATACTCCAGCTTCCTCCACAGAAAAAGCGATCTGAACAACAATGCCGGCATAATAACCCTCACAGACTTTGCAACCAGCTTCATAGCAGGTGTTGCAATATTCGCAACCCTCGGCGGGATGTCTTACGTTACAGCTCAGGCGGGCAATGCCGTACCTGTGGATCAGGTGGCAGATAAGGGCGTATCGCTTGCGTTTATAGCCTTCCCATACACCCTCGCTCAGCTTCCGTTCTCGGCTTGGTTCAGCTTTTTCTTCTTCCTCGCCCTTGTAACATTGGGAATTGATTCTGCCTTTTCAATCACTAAAACCCTGCTTGCGAGCATCGTTGATAAAACAGGTTTCTCACGCGGGAAGGTGCTTGTAGGGATAACAGTTGCGGGCATATTTGTCAGCTCAGTTTTCGCCACTCAAGGCGGACTGAACTGGGTAGGCGAAATAGACGGAATCGTAAACGGGACCTTTGGTGCTGCGTTCCTGGGGCTGCTTGAGTGTCTTGCGATAGGCTGGCTCTACCGGCTCGACTACCTCAGAAAACACAGCAACTCTTGCAGTGAATGGCCGCTGGGCAAATGGTGGGATGTGAGCATAAGGATCGTGATTCCGATAATCCTCGGAACGCTCTTCTTCTGGAATATATTCGACAAGGCAACAGCAGGAACGCCGATGAAGAACCCGGAAGGCGGTTATAACATAAATGTACTCGTTACTGCCGCTGTAACCGCTCTGGGCTTTCTGCTTGCCGGCCTTGCTACGCTCCTGAAAACAAGAATACAGGATGACGTGCCAAATATACCTCACCTCAAGATTAACGATATGCCGAACCGGAAGAAAATCAGGAGGCATTTCTCTTCTGCGTGTGTGATATTCGCTCTGTCAATCGCAGCATTCGGATTGACGATCCACAATACTGCATACCCAGATTCTGTAATACTCGAACAGAAGCTTGTGATGTTCCTCGCATACCTGCTGATAGTTTCAGCGGCGGTTGATGCCTTTCAGGCGGAGAAGAATATAAGCTGCCTGGGTCAGCTTCGAAAACTGCCCAACATTCAGGCTGGGGCATCGGGGGTTATGAGCGTTATGAGCATAAGCGCATGCCTTTCGATAATACTAACCTACCTTTCCGATATACTGCTCGAGGATAAGGCAAAGGCAGAAATACCGGATTCTTTAACAACGGTTTCATACATCATCCTCGCTTTTGTAACGGTAGTAGTTGTGGGCGGATTGATATGGAGCTTCCATAGGATTAAGGCATCTAAAAATAATGAATTGCAGGAAACTGAAGCGATATAA